The following coding sequences are from one Diabrotica virgifera virgifera chromosome 2, PGI_DIABVI_V3a window:
- the LOC126880308 gene encoding endoglucanase-like: MKIAILVSALVALAVATPLEQSPEIKFIEKGISGEGTTTRYWDCCKPSCSWRGNVHTPSGVPVASCDRSGVNRVDDNAKSGCEGGGSAYMCNSQQPWAVNSTLAYGFGAASFSNGIDVSLCCACFLLSFKDQISNKKMIVQVTNTGSDLSHNHFDIALPGGGVGIFTQGCHDQWNAPWNGWGDQYGGVHNRGECATLPQALQSGCYFRFDFYQNANNPRMHFDQVQCPAEIVARSGCSL; encoded by the exons ATGAAGATCGCTATCCTAGTTTCAGCCC TTGTGGCTCTTGCAGTAGCTACCCCTTTAGAACAAAGTCCAGAAATTAAATTCATTGAGAAAGGCATTAGTGGAGAGGGAACAACTACCCGTTATTGGGATTGTTGCAAACCTTCCTGCTCATGGAGGGGAAACGTCCATACACCTAGCGGAGTACCAGTTGCCTCATGCGATAGATCTGGAGTAAACAGGGTTGATGATAATGCAAAATCAG GTTGTGAGGGTGGCGGCAGTGCTTACATGTGCAACAGTCAACAACCATGGGCAGTAAATAGCACTTTGGCATATGGTTTTGGTGCCGCGTCTTTCAGTAACGGGATTGATGTATCCTTATGTTGCGCTTGTTTCTTACTTAGCTTCAAAGATCAAATTTCAAACAAGAAAATGATTGTACAA GTTACAAATACTGGTTCTGATTTGAGTCATAATCATTTTGACATTGCTCTTCCCGGAGGTGGTGTTGGAATTTTCACACAAGGTTGTCATGACCAATGGAATGCCCCATGGAACGGTTGGGGTGACCAATATGGTGGAGTTCATAACAGAGGCGAATGTGCTACTCTTCCTCAAGCTTTACAGTCTGGATGTTACTTTAGATTTGATTTCTACCAGAATGCTAACAATCCAAGAATGCATTTCGACCAAGTCCAATGCCCTGCTGAAATCGTTGCCAGATCTGGTTGCAGtctttaa